From the genome of Campylobacter lari:
TAAAACTCAAGGTTATTTATTTTTTAATAAGTTCTGTGGTAATTTTAGCTATTTCTAATTCTTCTTCTGTTGGAACAATTAAAATTTTAATTTTAGAGTCTTTTTTATTAATCTCACCATTTCTAAGTTGTGTATTTTTATCTAAATCTATATCAAATCCCAAATGTGCTAGTCTTTGACAAACTTTTGCTCTAACAATATTATCATTTTCTCCAATACCAGCTGTAAAAATCAACGCATCGACTCTAGGTAAAATCGCAAAATATGAGCCAATATATTTACTCAAACGATAACAAAACATATCAAGAGCAAGTCTTGCTTTTTCGTTATTTTCTTCAATTTGCGCTTCAATATCTCTAAAATCATTAAACCCACAAATTCCATAAACACCACTTTTTTTATTCATTATAGTATCTAAATCAGATGGATTTAAATTTAATTCTTTTGCTAAAAATGGCAATACAGCAGGATCAATATCACCACATCTAGTTCCCATAATCAAACCTTCTAGTGGAGTAAAACCCATAGAAGTATCTACGCATTTTCCATTTTCTATAGCACAAACACTCGCACCATTTCCAAGGTGAGCGCTAATTGCATTAAATTCATTAATATTTTTACCAAGTATATGTGCAGCTTGTTTACTTACATAAGAATGTGAAGTACCGTGAAAGCCGTATTTTCTAACTTGGTGTTTTTCATAAAACTCATAAGGCAAAGCATACATATAAGCATAATCAGGCATGCTTTGATGAAAAGCTGTGTCAAAAACTGTCACATTGGGAACTTTTGGAGCTGCTTTTATCATAGTTTTAATACCTATTAAATGTGCAGGATTATGTAAAGGTGCTATATGAGAAACCCTATCAATTTCTTTTAAAATTTCATCATCTACTAAACAATGTTTAGTTAAATTTGGACCTCCATGAACTATCCTATGTCCACACCCATCAAGCTCATTTAAATCATGTAAAATTCCACTTTGAGAAAATAATTCATTTACTAATTCAATACCTTGCTCATGATCTTTAATTGCTAATTCTTTTTGGTATTTTTGACCACTTTTTAGATCTTTTAGTTCTATTTTAGAGCTTTGCTCGCCTATTTTTTCCACTAAACCAGATGCTAGGGCTTCATCTTTTTCAAAAAGCTTAAATTTAATTGAAGATGAACCTGAATTTAAAACTAATATTTTCATTTTTCTCCTTATTCTTGTGCTTGAATAGCACTTAAAATCACAGTATTAACAATATCTTCCACCAAGCAACCTCTACTTAAATCATTAATTGGCTTTTTAAGACCTTGTAAAATCGGGCCAATAGCTAAAGAATTTGCTGTTCTTTGTACTGCTTTATAGCAAATATTTGCCGCATTTAAATCAGGAAACACATATACATTTGCCTTTCCTGCTACTTTAGAATTTGGCATTTTACTTTTTGCTGTTAGCATATCATATGCTGCATCAAATTGTATAGGACCTTCTAGCTCAAGTTGAGGATATTTTTCTTTAGCTATTTTAGTAGCTTCTTTAATTGCATCCACGCTAGCTCCACTCCCACTATCTCCACTAGAATATGAAAGTAAAGCCACTTTAGGTTCAAGTCCAAAAGCTTTAGCACTATTTGCACTCACATAAGCAATTTCAGCAAGTTGTTCAGGGGTTGGATTTGGCATAACAGCACAATCAGCAAAAACCAAAACCTTATCTTCTAAAGACATAAAAAACATACCAGAAACCAAACTCACATCAGGTTTTGTTTTGATAATTTGCAAAGCAGGACGAATAGTTTCAGCAGTAGTTGTACTTGCACCACTTACCATAGCATGGGCTTTTTGAGTATGTACAAGTAAAGTCGCAAAATAAGTTTTATCTTGCACGAGTTTTTTAGCTTCTTCTTTACTCATACCTTTGCTTTTTCTAGCTTCATATAAAAGCTCTTCAAATTCTTCATTATATTGAGAATTTTTAGGATTTATAATACGCACACCATCGATATTGATATTTAAACTATTGGCTTTCGTACAAATTTCATTGCTATCACCTAGCAAAATCAAATCAACAATTTCATTTTGTATTAAAAATTCACTAGCTTTTAATACTCTTTCATCAAAACTTTCAGGTAAAACTACTATTTTTTTATCTGCTTTTGCTTTTTCAAAAAGCTCATAAGAAAATCTTGCCTGAGTTTTATAAGTATATTCTTGTAATAAATCTTGAGTAAAATCTTCATTTTCTTTTAACAAAACAAAGTCACTAAGCTTTTGGCTTAGTAAAAAATTTAACATAGTATGATTTTCATCTTGACTTTTTGCATACAATGGAGTGTTTAGCTCTTTAGCTAAGGCTATATTTAAACTTAAATCCCCCATCAAGCCAAAATCATCTACTCCAACTACTATAGTAAAATCATTTTCTTTTTTTGTTTTCTCAAAATCTTCAATAATTTTTTTAAAAAAATCATTTAAATTTTGAGTGAATTTACCTTGATACTCATTTTTTTCAAAACTACTAAAAAAATCTATTTTAAGATTTCTTTTTGTGCAAAATGAAGTAATTTTTTCTTTATTTTTTTCACAAAAAACAGGAAAGTAAAAAGCTATTTTACCTCGTACCTTTTCTAAACACTGCTGCAAAAATTTTTCATCAATGCAGTTTAATAAAAACATAGATTTCATTTTTTCCTCTTTATTTAACAAAATAATTGTTTTTTATAATATAATTATTTTAAAATTCATCATAATAATATAAGGTTATAAAGCTATGAAATTTAAAAATGTTAATTTTTACTTGTTACCTTTTGTAATGTTTGGCTGTAGTGCCACAGTTGATCCACATATTAATATGAAACCACCTACTTATGTAGAAGAACTAGCTCCTAAGCAAAATCATAATACTCAAAGCAATCCTGGATCGCTGTTTGGTAAAGGAGATAACCCTTTATTTTCTGATAAAAAAGCAATGAATGTAAATGACTTGGTAACCGTAGTCATTAGAGAAAATGCTACACAAAATTCACAAGGCTCTAAATCTACAAGCAAAAACAACAATGTAAATTTAGGCGGTGGACAAATAACTACAGGTGCTGGACTTAGCAAAGTTAGAGATTTTGTTAATGACTATACAAATATAGGCTATACCACAGCAAGTACTTCACAATATCAAGGCACAGGAAGCCAAACTAGAAGTGAAAATTTCCAAACTACAATTTCTGCTAGAGTAATTAAGGTTTTATCTAATGGAAATTATTTTATAGAAGGAAGTCGTGAGCTTTTAATCAATGGAGAAAAACAAATCATTCAACTAAGTGGGGTTATAAGACCTTATGATATTTCTCAAGATAATATGATAGATAGTAAATATATAGCTGATGCAAAGATTCTTTATAAAACCGAAGGCGATATAGACAAATCTACACGCAAGCCTTGGGGGACAAAATTTATGGAGACCATTTGGCCTTTTTAAGCTAAATGGTTTTACATAAAACTTGGCGCATCATTGGAAAATAAAATCAAATCCCCATTTTGAGTTAATCTTGATAAAGTTTGCACAAGTTGAGATTTTTCTTTTAATACATAAAAATCTAATGTGATATGTTTTTGTAAAATCACGCTATTAGTCTCTGAAGTAATAATCACAAAATCAAAACATTCATTAATAATTTTACATAATTTTATATTTTCTTCTTCATTAACTTCAACTATACCAGGAGTTACTAAAACTCTTCTTCCTTGATAGCTTTTACAAAGCTCATAGCTTTGACTCATACCTTTAAAATTTCCATTAAAGCCATCATCTATGATAAATTTAGGCTCTTTAGAAATCACTTGCAAGCGATGTTCTACTGCCTTTAAATTCGATACGCTTTTTGTAATATTTTCTATTTTAATTCCTAAATAATGTGCAAGCAAAATACACACGCTAATATTATAAGCATTAAAAGCACCTAGTAATTTTGCATGAAAATCATAAATACTATCATCTAATCTTATTTTAAAATCCAATCCTTCCAAACTTGCCCTAACATCACTTAAATACTCATCATAAAATTCATTTTCATATAAGGTGCTTGAGTGTAAAAAGTATTTTTCTAAACGCTTGGATTTTAAAGCTTGCAACTTAGCTTTGCGGATATTATCTTGAGTTTTAAAATATTCCAAATGCGCCAAACCAATCTCACCTACTATGCAAATTTGAGGATTTAAAAACTCTGTAATTTCTAAAATATCATTTTGCTCTCTTGCACCAGCTTCTACGATATAAATTTCAGTATTATTTTCCAAATTTTCATTGATATCTTTTACTATACCCATAAAAGTATTAACACTTCTTGGAGTCTTATAGCACTTAAACTCATCTTTTAAAAGTTCGTATAAAAAATTTTTTATACTTGTTTTTCCAAAACTTGCAGTTATTAGAATAATTTTTAAATTTGGATTATCGCAAATCTTTTTACTTGCTTTTTTTATAAAACTTTTCTGATTAATTTTTTCCACAAAAAAGCTTAATAAAAATGTAACTACTAAAGCTTCTAAACCTATCCAAAAAAATGGCATAAATATCAAGCTAAAAAGTAACAAAAATAAAAAATAACGCTTAATCCTAGCAGTAAAAACTAGCTTTTTATCTAAATTTTTATATAAATATCCACCATATAGTAAAGATAGAGCAAAAACTATAAAATATAAATAAAAATTTCCACTATACAAAGAAAACACAAAAGCAAAATAAGGAATTATTAAAAAATACAAATGCCATAAAGGTTTGGGAAAGTGTAAAATTATGCGTGAAAATTTATAAGAATACCATTGTAAGGCTAAAATCAGATAAAATCCAAGTAAAAAATTCAAACTTAAAAAAGCTATCATACTAATCATTTTTTAAAAATTCCTCATGTATTTTTTCATTTATAAAATCAGCATGTTTTAAAAAGAAAAAATGATCCCCATCTAATGCAAAAAATTTCCCTTTTTGTGCTAAAGAATGGATAATTGCTCCGCTTTTTAAAGGTGTAGCCTTATCTTCATTACCCCAAAAAATCAAAATAGGATTTTTAAGCTTTTGAAATTCATTTTCTAAATTTTCATTAACAACCCTTTTAAAGGTTTCATACATCACTTCATTCATGCCTTGAGCGTCTTTACTAATAAAAAATTTCCTCCAAAAATCCCCATAAGGGAGATTTTTCAAAATTTTAAACAAGGCTATTTTAAACTTCACTTTAAAACTTTTTGGTAAAACTACGCCTGCACTAGAAAGCAAAATCAAACCTTGAAAATTAGCATTTTGGCACATAATAGTCGCAACTTTTCCGCCAAAAGAATGCCCCATTAAATAATCTACTTTTTGCTCAATTGTAGTTAAAAAGTCTTCTACAACCTTTGCATAAGCATAAGAATCCATAGGTGCATCTATACTTGAATTTCCAAAACCAGGTAAATCTAAATAAATTTGCTTAAAATCGCTCAAAGGCTTTTCAAAAGCTTGTTTCATAAGCTCTTTATTAGCACCCCAACCATGCAAAACAAGAATTGTTTTTTCACATTTTGGATTGATGATTTCATAACTTAAATTATAAAAATACCCATTAGAATATACTCTAGTTTTTGCCATTTCTAGCCTTTTTTATCTTTGTAAATCTTTTCTAAAAGCATCACAGCTTCATTTAAACGCTCATATTCTTCAAAGTTCAAAAGTACAGCTTCAAATTTATTGTTTTTCACAATCACCACTCTACCATTTTCACTTTTTTTTGTTTTTTCAAGCATAGTGCTGAAATTTCTTACCACTTCAGTTGCAGTATAAATTTCATCTTTGCTAAAAGTAGCCATGATTATAGCTTACCTTTTTGTCCATTAATGCTGTGAATAAAAGCATAATCAATCTTAATTTGCTTTTCTAGTTCTATACTTTTTGCTAAATTATCAACTGTATTAGTAAAATCTTCAAATAAATAATTTGCTAAAGATCCTGGATTTGGATTGATCTCATTTAAATAAACCTCATCATCTATCACAAAAAAATCACAGCGAATCAAAGCTCCTTTAAATAAAGGATTATAAATTCTCGTAAAATTATCCCTTAATTTTTGTTTTAATTCTTCACTAATATTTGCTTCACTTACTTTAGAACTTTCTGAAAAACCTAAATATTTTTGTTCAAAATCTAAAATTTCATTTTTTCTAGGCTCTTCAATAATAGAAAATTCCATTTTTTCATCTATCATACAACCTGCTAAGTTATATTCTTTAATATTACTTACAAATTGTTCTATCACAACATCCTCATCAAATTCAAAAGCAACATCTTTGGCATACTTAAGCTCGCTTTCATCTTTAACTATGCTTATACCTATACTACTACCTAATCTTGCAGGCTTTAAAATACAAGGAAAATCCAAAGATACATTTTGCTCTTTATGCAAATTTAAAACCTTATAATCAAGTGTTTTCACCCCTACGCTTTGTGCATAAAGTTTAGTTAAAACCTTATTAAAAGATAAAACACTAGCTTCTATGCGTGGGCCTATGTATTTTATACCATAAAAATCAAACAAAGCAGCTATTTTGCCATCTTCACCATCTTTTCCATGTATGATATTTATCGCTATATCAATGTCAAGTTTTTTCTCACCTAACATAGTTTTTATAAAAAACCCACCCTGCTTTAGCACCAAGGCTTTTTCTTTTTTATAAGCACCGCTGCTAAAAGTTTTTGCATTCATTTTTTCTTCATCTATAAGAAAAAATTCCTTATTTTTATCACAAAATATAAATTTTTTTTGTGCTTTGAGTACTTTTTTTAATACCACAGCACTTACAATGCTAATTTCATGCTCATAAGAATTTGCGCCAAAAATTACACCATATATCATTATATTTTTCCTTTTATTATGCTAATTTTTTCAAAGCCTCTTTAATAAGCTCACTAGTATTTTTACTCTCACAAGTTCTTAAAACCTTTAAAATATTTTCTTGTTTAAAACCAAGTGAAAGTAAAGCTGCCAAAGCTTGTGCTTGGTCTTGATTAGAATTTTCTATATTGATTTTTGTATCACTTAACTCAGCTATAATTCTTTTTGCACTCTTTGGACCAATACCAGGAACTTTTTTAAATACACTCTCATCGCCACTTTGCAAAGCTGCATAAAAAGTATTAGTATCTAAGCTTGAGCAAAGTGCCATAGCAGTAGTTGCTCCTATACCACTAATTTTGATTAATAATTCAAACATTTTTTGCTCATTTATATCTAAAAATCCATATAATTTATGAGAGTCTTCTTTGATAATTTGTGTGATTAAAAACTCAATCTTTTGATCTTTTTCAAAATTACTTGAGCAAAAAAGCGAAACAAAAACACCATAACTTACCCCACTTGAAGTTTTCAAAACTACAAAAGTAGGTTCTTTTTTACTCACTATTCCTTCAATTGCCACTATCATTTAGTTTCTTCCTTGTAATTACTAATAGCACGAATTTCAAAAAGTTCCATCTCATTTTCTGTATTAATTTTTTGAAGCTCAAAACATTGAATTTTTTCTTCATCATGAGGATAATAGCTTAATTCTTTTCTAGGATTTAACAAAATGAATTTAATTTCATTTAAATCCATCCATTTTCCACTTTTATTAATAATCTTAGATTTTAAAAGTTTTTCTTGAATTTTCTTAAGCTTTTCCATATTTGCTTTTTCTTCTTCTTTTAAAGATTCTATTTTATTGGCAAAAATACTTAGATTTTCAATCTTTTGATTAAAATCTTTAATAGTAGCTTTATAAGCTTGCGGTATAGCTCTTTTTGCACTCATTAATTCTTTTACTTTTTGCTGTAAAATTCGTATGGAGTCTTTACTTATATTGATTGTGTGTTTAGTCTCTTCTATTTCTTTAACTAAATTTTCTTGTTCTTTTTTCAATCCATCAACATGTATTAGTATCTCTTCTCCGCTTTTTTCTTCTCCAAAAGCTTTAAGATCTTGAATTATAAATTTATTTCCACTGCCTTGAATTTTTTCAACATGGATTAAACTTTTAGCACTACATAAACAATTTCCGCCGAGTTCTTGTATGTAAATTTCATCAGCAATAATCTCTCCGCCCATAGCCTTTTTAATATTTACTTTTTTAGCCTTGATAGAGCCATTTTCCAAAGTTTCAGCAAAAATCTCCTCAGCCTCACAATATCCTCTTAAGATATTAACCTCAACCTTTTGTCCTATAATAGTGCTTTTATGATGCATATTGCCTTTAAGAATTATCTTTTTACCTCTTAAAACAGAATCTTGAGCCATATTACCAATAACTTCTAATTCCTGAGCCTCAACAGTAATTCTAGGACCTATTGCATCTTCTAGAGTGTTTGTATTTTTAATCACAATAATAACTTGCTTATCAAAACCCGCCCAAATAGAACCTGTACTTTTAAAATCAACTTTACTAAATTCTAAATAATTTTCTATCTCATAAATGGATTTTCTTTGTATAATAAAACCATCTTTTTTAGCAATATATTTTATACTCTCATCATCTTCTTTAACTTCAAATTTATCAGAACAAACAACTTTTTCTTTATTTATTTTTGGTGGAAGTGCTTTTAAAATTTTAAATCTTAAATCCTTGCCATCGCTACCCTCTTTTGGCTTGATTCTCTCAATAGCCACCTCATCTTTTCCTATAGGTGCTACATAGTTTCTATTCATCACATCATTATACTTTTTTAGATTTTCTAAATAATGATATTTTATTTCTTCATTTGTAGGCTCTTGCGGATTAATTCCTTTACATACTTCAAATTCAACTTCAAAATCAAATTTTTGCTTTTCTTTAACTTTAGTATTAAAATCAATAATTTGCTTTTTAAAATCAAAAATTCTAAACCCAAGCAAATATTTTTCTTTTATCATCGCTTTATAAATAGCTTCTAAAAGCTCTAGAGCTAATTTGTCATGAAAAGCAATAGTTTCACTAGCTCTAACGCTAGCTTTTAATAAAGTACAAAGCTCATTAGTATATAAACTAACTTCAAAAGTTGAAATGCGTGCAAATTTTTTAAAATAAATTTCTATTTTATATTCTTGTTCTATATTTAATTCATGATTTAAAAATTTCTCATCTTCTTCAAAAATTTTCAACTCTTTTTCATTAACTTTTATCCATTCTTGATTATCATAAGTATAAGAAGTACTAAAACTTAACAACCTAAAATCAAGTTCATCAACTTCACATTTATTTTCAGAAGCAAATATTAAAAGCTCTCTATAAGGGTCTTTAGTGTATAAAATTTTCTTTTCTTCCATAGCTTAAGCTTCCTTATTATATATAAAATTTTGATTTTAGCAAAAATAAAATCAAAATTTAGTTAAAATTAGCTCTATTAAAAATTTTATAATACTCAAACTAATATTTAAAGAATGAAAATTAATGAGAAAAAATATTGTTTTTAAAAATTTCATCATCAATGCCTTAGGAATTTTATTTTCTAGGATTATGGGCGTTTTAAGAGATATTGTTTTAGCTTTATATTTAGGAGCTGGAATTTATAGCGATATTTTCTTTGTGGCTTTAAAAATGCCTGCTTTTTTTAGAAGAATTTTTGCAGAAGGGGCCTTTGGACAAGCTTTTTTACCAAGTTTTTTAAAAGCAAGTAAAAAAGGTGCTTTTTGTATAAATGTTTTATTGCAATTTAGTATTATAGTGTTTTTAACCTGTATTTTAGTGAGTTTTTTTGCTGAATTTTTTACAAAGATTTTTGCTTTTGGCTTTAATAAAGAAACAATTATCTTGGCTGCGCCTTTGGTTTCTATTAATTTTTGGTATTTGTTTTTTATTTTTTTGGTAACTTTTTTAGGCTCTTTATTAAATTATAAACAAAATTTTTTCATCACTTCTTTTTCTGCTTCATTTTTTAATCTTTTTGTTGTGATTGCAGGTTTTTTTGTCAATCAAGATGAGCCTTTAGAGGCCTTGTATTATTTTTCATATGCGACTGTCTTAAGTGGTTTAGCTCAACTTATATGGCATATTTTTGCTTTAAAAAATACTAGAATTTTAAAAAGCATGTATTTAAGCATAAAACTTAAAAAAACAAAGACTAGTTTAGATAAATTTCATTCTACTTTTACCCATGGACTTTTAGGCTCTTCGGCAAATCAAATTAGTTCATTATTAGATACTACTATAGCTAGTTTTTTAATGGCTGGAAGTATTTCGTATTTGTATTATTCTAACAGAGTTTTTCAGCTTCCTTTAGCTCTTTTTGCAATCGCTCTAAGTCAAGTAAGCTTTCCAAAAATACTAAGACATTTAAAAGCAAATGAAGAACAAAAAGCCTTAGCTTTTATGCAAAAAGCTTTTGAATATTTAAGTGTGCTTTTGATTTTAGCTAGTATAGTTGGGATTATCTTAGCTAAAGAAATTGTGGAGTTTTTATTTCAAAGAGGAAATTTTAATCAAGAAGATACAAAAATCACTGCATTTTTATTACAAGCTTATCTTTTAGGACTTTTACCTTTTGGTTTGCAAAAACTTTTCTCTTTGTGGCTTTATGCTAAATTTAAACAAAAAATAGCCGCTGTAATCGCCTTTAAAACACTTTTTATATCAGCATTTTTTAGCGTAGCGATTATTTTACTTATCAAAGAAGAAACTTATAAGAGCTTAGGCATTGCATTAGCTTCATCTATTAGTGCTTTTTATTTATTATATGCTAATATTAAAGAATTTGGCTTTAAAAATCTTTGGGGTATTTTTAGGGTTAAATTTTGGCTTATTAGTATAGTATTTTTAAGTTTATTTGCTCTAGGCTTATTTGAAATTAAAGATATTTTAATACAATTTTTAATTGGAATTTATCATTTTTTTAAAGGTTTATTTTAATGGTTTTTTTTGATAGTGTTTTAAAGAAAAAATGCGAATTTATCCCAAATGAGGCAAAAAAAGCAAACATTTATCTATGCGGACCTACTGTATATGATGATGCACATTTAGGACATGCAAGAAGTAGTGTTTGTTTTGATTTTTTAAGAAGAGTTTTACTAGCAAGTGATTATGAAGTGATTTTTGCTAGAAATTACACTGATATTGATGATAAAATTTTAAAAAAAATGCAAGAAAGTGGTAAAAGCTTAGAAGAAATTACAAATTTTTATATTAAAAGATATGATGAGGATATGCAAGCGCTTAATATCTTAGAACCTAACTTTAAGCCAAAGGCTACAGCTTATATTGAGCAAATGATTATATATATAGAAAAACTTTCAGAATTAAACCTAGCGTATAAACTTGAAGATGGAATTTATTTTGATACCAGCAAAGATGATAAATACTTTTATATCTCTAAAAGAAATTTAGAAGATAATCAATCACGCTTAGAAGAAAGTGTAGCCAAAAAAAATGATAGCGATTTTGTTTTATGGAAATTTGATGAAAAATTTTATCCTGCAAGTTTTGGTAAAGGAAGACCAGGCTGGCACACAGAATGCGTTGTGATGATAGAAAGTATTTTTAAAGATAAACTTGATATTCATGCAGGAGGCATAGATTTACTTTTTCCTCATCATGAAAATGAAGCTTGTCAGTGTCGTTGTAAAAACAATCATGAGTTGGCTAATTTTTGGCTGCATAATGGCTTTGTGCAAATTAATGGTGAAAAAATGAGCAAAAGCCTGGGAAATAGCTTTTTTCTAAAAGATTCTTTAAAACTTTTTAGTGGAGAGGTTTTGAGATTTTATCTTTTAAGTGTGCATTATAGAGCGCATTTTAACTACGCTTTAGAAGACTTACAAGCTACTAAAAAAAGACTTGATAAATTTTACCGTTTAAAAAAACGCTTAAATTTAAATGCTTTTATAGATGAAAAAACTACCATAGAAAGTGAAGTAGCTAAAAATATCTTAGAAGTTTTAAATGATGATTTAAATGCCTCTAAAGCCTTGGCTTTACTTGATGAGTTTATCAATGAAAGTAATATTTACTTAGATCAAAACCTAAAAGACAAAGCTTATAAAATACAATTAGAAAAAACCTTAAAAGAACTCGCTTTTATTTTTGGTATAGGTTTTATGGATACTATAAAATATTTTCAATTTGGCATTAGTAAAGAAAAATGTCAGGAAATAGAAGAAAAAATCGCTCTACGCAACAAGGCAAAGCAAGAAAAAAACTATGCCTTAGCAGATCAAATTCGTGATGATTTAGCTAAAGAGAATATTCTTTTAATGGATACACCAAATGGTGTGGTATGGGAGAAAAATGGATAAAAATTACAAAGAAATGAAGCTTAAAGAGGTTTTTACTCGCTTTAAGCCTTATTATAAAGATTATTGGTTTTATTTTGTTTTAGCTATTATTGGTATGCTTTTAACTAGTGGTGGAACAGCTGCTAGTGCATACATCATAGAGCCTATTTTAAATAAAATTTTTATAGAAAAAAATGTTGATTTGCTTTATTATATGCCTTTACTTGTTGTTTTAATTTATGCTTTAAAAAATCTTGGTGCTTATATGCAAGTTTATTATATATCTTATGTTGGGACAGATATTTTAAGAAGATTAAGAGAATTAGTTCTTGGCAATCTTTTGCGCTTAGATATGAGCTTTTTTCATAAATACAGAAGTGGAGAATTAATCAGCAGATGTACTTCTGATATTGGAGCTTTACAAAATATAGTTTCTACTATAATACCTGAAATTTTAAGAGAAAGTTTAACCGCGATTGGACTTTTAAGTGTGGTAATTTATCAAAGTCCAAAACTTGCTTTTTTTGCTTTAGTTATTTTACCTTTAGCAATTTACCCTCTTGCTATTTTTGCTAAAAAAATCAAAAAAATAGGACGCAATACTCAAGAAAAAAATTCTGATCTTACTTCAAGATTAAGTGAAATCTTTTCTAATATAGAACTTATTAAAGCTTCTAATGCAGGTAAAAATGAAATGCAAAAATTCAGCCAAACTAATAGCGAAGTTTGCAAACTTTCCTTAAAAGGCATTAGAATTGAAGCTTTAAGTAGCCCTTTAATGGAATCTATGGGTTCAATTGGCTTTGCAATAGTAATTATAATAGGTGGTAAAGAAGTAATTGATGGAAGTTTAAGCATAGGTTCTTTTTTTAGCTTTACTACAGCTTTATTTATGGCTTATACTCCTATTAAAAGACTTTCTTCACTTTATACAAGATTGCAAAATGCAGTAGCAGCTAGTGAGAGAACTTTTTATTTAACTGATTTAGAACCACAAATTAAAGGTGGCGATGAAAAACTTACAGAAAATATCCAAAATATTCATTTTAAAAATGTCTCTTTAAGCTATCAAAAAGATAAAACGGTATTAAAAGATGTAAATTTTTCTTTTGATAAAGGAGAAATTCTAGCCTTAGTTGGATCAAGTGGTGGAGGAAAATCTTCTATTATCAATCTTTTGATGTATTTTTTTGAAAAAGATAGTGGTGAGATTTTAATCAATCAAAAAGACATTAGCTCTTTTGATATTATTAGTTTAAGAGAAAATATTTCTTTGGTAACTCAAAATATTTATATATTTAATGACACTATAGCTCAAAATATTGCTTATGCTAAAGAATATAACGAAACACGCGTGATAGAGGTTTTAAAACAAGCTAATGCTTATGATTTTGTCCAAGAACTTGGTGGTATACATACTGAATTAAAAGAACATGGAAAAAATCTCTCCGGCGGACAAAAACAACGCATTGCCATAGCAAGGGCTTTATATAAAAATCCTCAAATTTTAATTTTTGATGAAGCAACCTCAGCACTTGATAATGAAAGTGAAAAAGCCATAGTAAAAACCATAGAAAGCTTAAAAAAAGATCGCTTAATACTCATCATCGCTCATAGGCTTAGCACTATAGAAAATGCTGACAAAATTGCTGTGCTTGATAAAGGAAAAATAGC
Proteins encoded in this window:
- a CDS encoding acetate kinase, translating into MKILVLNSGSSSIKFKLFEKDEALASGLVEKIGEQSSKIELKDLKSGQKYQKELAIKDHEQGIELVNELFSQSGILHDLNELDGCGHRIVHGGPNLTKHCLVDDEILKEIDRVSHIAPLHNPAHLIGIKTMIKAAPKVPNVTVFDTAFHQSMPDYAYMYALPYEFYEKHQVRKYGFHGTSHSYVSKQAAHILGKNINEFNAISAHLGNGASVCAIENGKCVDTSMGFTPLEGLIMGTRCGDIDPAVLPFLAKELNLNPSDLDTIMNKKSGVYGICGFNDFRDIEAQIEENNEKARLALDMFCYRLSKYIGSYFAILPRVDALIFTAGIGENDNIVRAKVCQRLAHLGFDIDLDKNTQLRNGEINKKDSKIKILIVPTEEELEIAKITTELIKK
- the pta gene encoding phosphate acetyltransferase, encoding MKSMFLLNCIDEKFLQQCLEKVRGKIAFYFPVFCEKNKEKITSFCTKRNLKIDFFSSFEKNEYQGKFTQNLNDFFKKIIEDFEKTKKENDFTIVVGVDDFGLMGDLSLNIALAKELNTPLYAKSQDENHTMLNFLLSQKLSDFVLLKENEDFTQDLLQEYTYKTQARFSYELFEKAKADKKIVVLPESFDERVLKASEFLIQNEIVDLILLGDSNEICTKANSLNINIDGVRIINPKNSQYNEEFEELLYEARKSKGMSKEEAKKLVQDKTYFATLLVHTQKAHAMVSGASTTTAETIRPALQIIKTKPDVSLVSGMFFMSLEDKVLVFADCAVMPNPTPEQLAEIAYVSANSAKAFGLEPKVALLSYSSGDSGSGASVDAIKEATKIAKEKYPQLELEGPIQFDAAYDMLTAKSKMPNSKVAGKANVYVFPDLNAANICYKAVQRTANSLAIGPILQGLKKPINDLSRGCLVEDIVNTVILSAIQAQE
- the flgH gene encoding flagellar basal body L-ring protein FlgH, with amino-acid sequence MKFKNVNFYLLPFVMFGCSATVDPHINMKPPTYVEELAPKQNHNTQSNPGSLFGKGDNPLFSDKKAMNVNDLVTVVIRENATQNSQGSKSTSKNNNVNLGGGQITTGAGLSKVRDFVNDYTNIGYTTASTSQYQGTGSQTRSENFQTTISARVIKVLSNGNYFIEGSRELLINGEKQIIQLSGVIRPYDISQDNMIDSKYIADAKILYKTEGDIDKSTRKPWGTKFMETIWPF
- a CDS encoding Mur ligase family protein; translation: MISMIAFLSLNFLLGFYLILALQWYSYKFSRIILHFPKPLWHLYFLIIPYFAFVFSLYSGNFYLYFIVFALSLLYGGYLYKNLDKKLVFTARIKRYFLFLLLFSLIFMPFFWIGLEALVVTFLLSFFVEKINQKSFIKKASKKICDNPNLKIILITASFGKTSIKNFLYELLKDEFKCYKTPRSVNTFMGIVKDINENLENNTEIYIVEAGAREQNDILEITEFLNPQICIVGEIGLAHLEYFKTQDNIRKAKLQALKSKRLEKYFLHSSTLYENEFYDEYLSDVRASLEGLDFKIRLDDSIYDFHAKLLGAFNAYNISVCILLAHYLGIKIENITKSVSNLKAVEHRLQVISKEPKFIIDDGFNGNFKGMSQSYELCKSYQGRRVLVTPGIVEVNEEENIKLCKIINECFDFVIITSETNSVILQKHITLDFYVLKEKSQLVQTLSRLTQNGDLILFSNDAPSFM
- a CDS encoding alpha/beta fold hydrolase, with the protein product MAKTRVYSNGYFYNLSYEIINPKCEKTILVLHGWGANKELMKQAFEKPLSDFKQIYLDLPGFGNSSIDAPMDSYAYAKVVEDFLTTIEQKVDYLMGHSFGGKVATIMCQNANFQGLILLSSAGVVLPKSFKVKFKIALFKILKNLPYGDFWRKFFISKDAQGMNEVMYETFKRVVNENLENEFQKLKNPILIFWGNEDKATPLKSGAIIHSLAQKGKFFALDGDHFFFLKHADFINEKIHEEFLKND
- a CDS encoding type II toxin-antitoxin system Phd/YefM family antitoxin produces the protein MATFSKDEIYTATEVVRNFSTMLEKTKKSENGRVVIVKNNKFEAVLLNFEEYERLNEAVMLLEKIYKDKKG